The sequence CCGGCTTAATAGGATAATTTTTCAATCCGCCTTCAAGTTCAACGTAAAGTTTCGCCTGTTTTCCAGCCGCGCCCCGGGCGCTGTTTTTTGCCTGTTGATCCGGCCGGCCGGCGGCATGGAAACGCCGTTCCGGTTCAGGCGCGTCATGCTCAATTTTTCTCTTCCGCACAGGGGGGGGCTCGGCGCCGTTTTTGCCCGGAGCCGCGGGGAAAGCCGGGATCGGGAGATTTTCCGGCGGAATAACGTCCGGGGGAACGGGGCGGCCTTTCTCAGACGGCATGGCGGGCAGGCGATTGTTTCTTGACGAGGCAAAAAGATCGGGCGCATAAAGCGCGCGGATTTCCGCGATTTCGTTGCTTTCCACAACCGGCATGCCGGATCTCATGGCGTATCTGATCTCTGCCGGCCCGGCGACCGGGCAAGCCGGGGGTGCGTTTTTCTCAAGCAGGAGAATGGGAATTGCGAGGAGGGAAAGCGCAATAGACGCAAGCAGGGCCGGCCAGAGGAAGGGCGACAAGCAGGGCAGTTTTTTCATGGCATGAATTCTTCGCCGAAAGTCGGCCGGACCGAGAGAAAAATATTGCTTATCCCGGCGGCGGCGGCCATGTTCAGGGTCCGGATGATGGTGTCGTAGGGAACACGCAAATCGGCCTCAATCGTGAGCGGCATGGCGTCGTCTTTGCCGGTTGAAACGCACAGGGCGTTTCCCAGCGCATCCAGCGGCACGCGCTCGTCGTTATAAAAAACAAGCCCTTCCTGGGTCAGGATCACCGCCCGGGAACTGTATAACGCCCCCTGTTGAAAACCGCCGACCGGCAGCTGCACTTTAATGCCCGGCTTCAGAACAAAAGCGGAATTAAAAACGACAAAGAAAAATATCAGCAGGAAAACGTTGAGGAACGGGATCAACCCGAACGGAT is a genomic window of Kiritimatiellia bacterium containing:
- a CDS encoding biopolymer transporter ExbD; translation: MNHEPGNPAGGNADKPQMDGRRWRKMRLNSRLFRHPFGLIPFLNVFLLIFFFVVFNSAFVLKPGIKVQLPVGGFQQGALYSSRAVILTQEGLVFYNDERVPLDALGNALCVSTGKDDAMPLTIEADLRVPYDTIIRTLNMAAAAGISNIFLSVRPTFGEEFMP